A region from the Drosophila bipectinata strain 14024-0381.07 chromosome 3R, DbipHiC1v2, whole genome shotgun sequence genome encodes:
- the CycB3 gene encoding G2/mitotic-specific cyclin-B3, translated as MAPTKATTRAAASSGLLQNQAANPLMALGAATRKALTRRATSSNIDPNVENMQTRGKRKADHSPVKNEKIKRSALGNLTNNVKVMTLHPGQQEEETAAKKPTAQQLQALLDAKNQDNLTINVFSTNTSKMVTRASSKVEDSVEACHKVLDKIEEAMARPKPRPKPVPSKKAAEASRPNPPMMQIPVLMPPMQNLAAPPVAAIKPVRRISNDFNKTDDSLYVSALEDVSGCDSMRLSANFEAVRRRSAKLQQKTDQHPFILPTVDASQVVPIKPVPLDVEDFDRKNWDDPFQVSHYAMDIFNYLKSREPEFPIGDYMQRQKHLTTWMRTLLVDWMVEVQETFELNHETLYLAVKIVDLYLNREVIAKEKLQLLGAAAFFIACKYDERQPPLIDDFLYICDGAYNHDELVGMEREALRVINFDLGIPLSYRFLRRYARCAKVPMPTLTLARYILELSLMDYATISFSDSQMASAALYMALRMHGGSGQLDKQTWSSTLIYYTGYQLAEFAEIVPVLNAGLHRKPRGAIKTIRNKYSHKIFHEVAKVPLLTNQELFQNNLDLNESNLS; from the coding sequence atggcgCCGACAAAGGCAACCACCCGGGCGGCTGCCTCCAGCGGTCTTCTCCAGAACCAGGCCGCCAATCCTCTCATGGCTTTGGGGGCCGCCACCAGGAAGGCGCTGACCCGCCGCGCCACATCTAGCAACATCGATCCCAATGTGGAGAATATGCAAACTCGCGGCAAGCGCAAGGCGGATCACAGCCCCGTTAAGAACGAAAAAATTAAGCGCTCTGCTCTGGGCAATCTTACAAACAATGTGAAGGTCATGACACTGCATCCCGGCCAGCAGGAGGAGGAAACGGCGGCCAAGAAGCCGACGGCCCAGCAGCTGCAGGCCCTTTTGGATGCTAAGAACCAGGACAACCTGACCATTAATGTTTTCTCCACCAACACGTCCAAGATGGTGACGCGCGCCTCCAGCAAAGTCGAGGATTCCGTAGAGGCCTGTCACAAGGTTCTGGATAAGATTGAGGAGGCGATGGCTCGACCTAAGCCACGACCGAAGCCAGTTCCCTCGAAGAAGGCTGCCGAAGCATCGCGTCCCAATCCGCCCATGATGCAGATTCCTGTACTGATGCCCCCTATGCAGAATTTGGCCGCTCCCCCGGTGGCTGCCATCAAGCCAGTGCGCCGCATCTCCAATGACTTTAACAAGACTGATGACAGCCTGTACGTCTCCGCCCTTGAGGATGTGTCTGGCTGCGATTCCATGCGTTTATCGGCCAACTTTGAGGCCGTTCGCCGGCGTTCCGCCAAGTTACAGCAAAAGACTGATCAGCATCCATTCATTCTGCCCACAGTGGATGCTAGCCAGGTGGTGCCAATCAAGCCAGTGCCATTGGACGTCGAGGACTTTGATCGCAAAAACTGGGACGATCCCTTCCAGGTTTCGCACTACGCAATGGATATCTTTAATTATCTGAAATCGCGAGAACCGGAATTCCCCATCGGCGACTATATGCAGCGACAAAAGCACCTGACGACTTGGATGCGAACCCTGTTGGTTGACTGGATGGTCGAGGTCCAGGAGACGTTCGAGTTGAACCACGAAACTTTATACCTGGCTGTTAAGATCGTGGACTTGTATCTCAACCGCGAGGTGATTGCCAAGGAGAAGCTGCAGCTGCTGGGAGCCGCCGCCTTCTTCATCGCCTGCAAGTATGACGAGCGCCAGCCACCTCTGATCGACGACTTCCTGTACATCTGCGACGGCGCTTACAACCACGACGAGCTGGTGGGTATGGAGCGTGAGGCGCTCCGCGTCATTAACTTCGATCTGGGCATCCCGCTCTCCTACCGCTTCCTGCGCCGCTATGCCCGATGCGCCAAGGTGCCAATGCCGACGCTGACACTGGCTCGATACATTCTGGAGCTATCACTTATGGATTATGCCACCATCTCGTTCAGCGACTCTCAGATGGCTTCTGCCGCTCTATATATGGCCCTGCGCATGCACGGTGGATCGGGGCAACTAGACAAGCAGACCTGGAGCTCCACTCTGATCTACTACACCGGATACCAGCTGGCGGAGTTTGCCGAGATCGTGCCGGTGCTGAATGCGGGCTTGCACCGCAAGCCGCGAGGAGCCATCAAGACGATACGTAACAAGTATTCGCACAAGATTTTCCACGAGGTGGCCAAGGTGCCGCTGCTGACCAACCAGGAGCTCTTCCAGAACAACCTGGATCTGAACGAAAGCAATTTGTCGTAG
- the LOC108129982 gene encoding transcription elongation factor SPT6-like encodes MSQFLNNEAEESEDEEELSVHERKKLKQLKAAGGDSSEEEEDDDERLREELKDLIDDDPIEEDDGSDDDDGRDGKKRKREENRLEDDDFDLIEENLGVKVNRKKRFKRLLRQDNDSDGEEELVDEFDGVDEVDEDSDEGDYESDPDDFIVDDNDQPITERKKKRPSIFSDACLQEGQDIFGVDFDYDEFSKYEDDSDGYDYDDEFVDGGEGRVKKKGHKKKGPTKTIFDIYEPAELRRGYFTDVDDTIRNTDIPERMQLREVPVTPVPEGSLELDEEAEWIYRFAFCKKTVSEQVKGGNRKNLRMPESAISKIKQTLDFIRNQHMEVPFIAFYRKEYVKPELNIDDLWQVYHFDGRWCQLIERKRKLKALFEKMRTFQLDTLCADLEKPLPDDIRLIQDSDFERLAEVQSMEELKDVHIYFLLNYSHELPLMQAEQRRKLLQERSEAMALRQAASAENGAEGADGAAVTIQDPKEGADPTPVDEQLKPAHNNSQYTVFRKAGFCGFAKHFGLTPEQFAENLRDNYQRNEVTQVSLSPTELAKNYLSPRFRTVDDVLHGVKYVVARQLALEPLLRKTVREVYFDRARINIRPTKNGKALIDETSPVYPMKYVAKKPVSNLFGDQFIKLLMAEEEKLLEITFLEEFEGNVTANGSPGDYVEEAMTLYHLDQFSKHVLEWNALRAECVNLALKKWVIPDLIKELRATLHEEAQQFVLRCCTAKLYKWLQVAPYKPEIPSDYSYEEWGSLLGIRVLSLAYDTDLSVAAFCAVTTVEGDISDYLRLPHILKRKYSYNAEEKSQKLNDLRKLRDFIKMKKPHVVVIGAESRDALAIQTDIREILKELETSEEFPPIEVELIDNQLAKIYANSKKGESDFKEYPAMLKQAISLARKMHDPLVEYSQLCNADDDILCLRYHPLQERVPREQLLEKLSLEFINRTNEVGVDINLMVQSPRTLNLLQYICGLGPRKGQSILRMLKLSTQRLENRNQLVTSCHLGPTIFINCSGFIKIDTASMGYSTESYVEVLDGSRVHPETYEWARKMASDAVDADDDMNSASALDEILESPERLKDLDLDTFAKDLERQGFGSKNITLYNIRDELSCMYKDHRTPYTKPRAEELFDMLTKETPNSFYVGKCVTAMVTGFTYRRPQGEQLDNANPVRIEASGKWQCPFCRKADFPELSEVWIHFDSNKCLGQAFGVRVRLENGLPGFIHIRNLCDRQVRNPEDHVRVSQAIHVRIIRIDIERFSVNCSAKTADLNDVNNEWRPRRDAFYDFVTEEQDNQKAIDAKTKALKSKTYARRVIAHPSFFNKTYAEVVAMLAQAEQGEVALRPSSKATDHLTATWKVADDIFQHIDVREENKENEYSLGRSLWIGTEQFEDLDEIIARYITPMALAARELIQYKYYKPNTTPVNGNEYNFMERILLNEQKRDPMKIHYFFTASRNIPGQFLLSYIPKTNVMHEYVTVTPEGYRFRSQVFHSVNSLVCWFKEHWQDPTASPAMNSLSDSSSTPYKNSHSMRPPGSVSGSKAPYSITGSISSSGGGDSSGYTKARTTVGYGSSPIGSAAATAAYYGGSSTPWYGGNTNTTPYTPSGQTPFMTPYTPFMTPYTPFPTPYTPHASQTPRYSHGVLSPISQSSSSQQGHQYGGSGRGVTPRYETSGSGRNSISNYIYQRDKVNLDWPLPNDFWTSHQQQQQEQPIGGIDMVLGLEMSSGGGGVEGGGGYGKDYSSSSNTGHDASAVPLKSSLRSMPGTSTTPY; translated from the coding sequence atgtCCCAATTTCTGAACAACGAGGCCGAGGAATCAGAAGACGAGGAGGAGTTGAGCGTGCACGAGCGCAAGAAACTAAAGCAGCTGAAAGCCGCCGGAGGGGACAGTagcgaggaggaggaagacGACGACGAGCGACTGCGGGAGGAGCTGAAGGATCTGATCGACGACGATCCCATCGAGGAAGACGATGGGAGtgacgacgacgacggcaGGGACGGCAAAAAGCGGAAAAGGGAAGAGAATCGGCTGGAAGACGATGATTTCGATTTGATTGAGGAAAACTTGGGCGTGAAAGTCAATCGAAAGAAACGATTTAAACGTCTGCTGCGCCAGGACAACGATAGCGACGGCGAGGAGGAACTCGTGGACGAATTCGATGGGGTCGATGAGGTGGATGAAGACTCCGATGAAGGGGATTACGAATCGGATCCGGATGACTTTATCGTAGACGACAACGATCAGCCAATAACCGAAAGGAAAAAGAAGCGGCCTTCCATCTTTTCAGATGCGTGCCTCCAAGAGGGTCAGGATATTTTTGGTGTCGACTTCGATTACGATGAGTTCTCCAAGTACGAGGATGACTCTGATGGCTACGACTACGACGATGAGTTTGTCGATGGGGGTGAAGGACGGGTCAAGAAAAAGGGCCATAAGAAGAAAGGGCCCACAAAGACGATATTTGACATTTATGAGCCGGCCGAATTGAGGCGTGGCTACTTCACCGACGTGGACGATACAATCCGTAATACGGACATACCCGAGCGTATGCAACTTCGTGAGGTGCCGGTGACCCCGGTACCGGAGGGATCCCTTGAGCTGGACGAAGAGGCTGAGTGGATCTATCGATTCGCCTTCTGCAAGAAGACCGTTTCCGAGCAGGTGAAGGGCGGCAATAGAAAGAATTTGCGGATGCCCGAGTCAGCTATAAGCAAGATTAAACAGACCCTGGACTTTATCCGGAACCAGCATATGGAGGTTCCCTTTATCGCCTTCTACCGAAAGGAGTACGTGAAGCCGGAGCTGAACATCGACGACCTGTGGCAAGTGTATCATTTTGACGGACGCTGGTGTCAGCTCATCGAACGGAAGCGAAAGCTAAAGGCTCTCTTCGAAAAGATGCGCACGTTTCAGTTGGACACCCTCTGCGCCGATCTGGAGAAGCCGCTGCCGGACGACATCCGACTGATTCAGGACAGCGATTTTGAGCGCCTGGCCGAAGTGCAGTCGATGGAGGAGTTGAAGGACGTCCACATTTACTTCCTTCTGAACTATTCCCATGAGCTGCCCCTCATGCAGGCCGAGCAGCGACGCAAGCTGTTGCAGGAGCGGAGCGAGGCCATGGCCCTCCGCCAGGCTGCTTCCGCGGAGAACGGAGCCGAGGGTGCGGATGGAGCTGCGGTCACGATCCAGGATCCCAAAGAGGGCGCTGATCCGACGCCGGTCGACGAACAACTAAAACCGGCGCACAACAACAGTCAGTACACGGTTTTCCGAAAGGCGGGATTCTGTGGATTTGCCAAGCATTTTGGTCTCACGCCGGAACAGTTTGCGGAGAACCTGCGCGACAACTACCAGCGCAACGAAGTCACCCAGGTGAGCCTCAGTCCCACGGAGTTGGCCAAGAATTATCTATCGCCGCGATTCAGGACCGTGGACGATGTCCTGCATGGCGTCAAGTATGTTGTCGCCCGGCAGCTGGCCCTGGAGCCGTTGCTGCGGAAAACGGTGCGCGAGGTGTACTTCGATCGGGCGCGCATCAACATCCGACCGACAAAAAACGGCAAAGCACTTATCGACGAGACCTCCCCGGTATACCCCATGAAGTATGTGGCCAAGAAGCCGGTGAGTAATCTTTTCGGTGACCAGTTCATCAAACTGCTGATGGCCGAGGAGGAGAAACTGCTGGAGATTACCTTCTTGGAGGAGTTCGAGGGCAATGTAACTGCCAACGGCTCGCCCGGTGATTATGTTGAGGAGGCCATGACCCTCTACCACCTCGATCAGTTCTCCAAGCATGTCCTCGAATGGAATGCCCTGCGCGCCGAGTGCGTCAATCTGGCGCTGAAGAAGTGGGTCATACCCGATCTGATCAAGGAGCTTCGTGCCACCCTGCACGAGGAGGCGCAACAGTTTGTGTTGCGTTGCTGCACCGCCAAGCTCTACAAGTGGCTCCAGGTGGCGCCCTACAAGCCGGAAATTCCGTCCGACTACAGCTACGAGGAGTGGGGCTCGTTGCTTGGCATCCGGGTACTGTCCCTGGCCTACGACACGGACCTGTCGGTGGCAGCTTTCTGCGCCGTCACCACGGTGGAGGGTGACATATCCGACTATCTCCGGCTGCCCCACATCCTCAAGCGCAAGTACTCGTACAATGCGGAGGAGAAGTCACAAAAGCTGAACGATCTTCGAAAGCTGAGAGATTTCATTAAAATGAAGAAGCCGCATGTGGTGGTGATTGGTGCGGAGAGCCGGGATGCTCTGGCCATTCAGACGGACATAAGAGAGATCCTCAAGGAGCTGGAGACCTCGGAAGAGTTTCCACCCATCGAAGTGGAGCTAATCGACAACCAGCTCGCCAAGATTTATGCCAATTCCAAGAAGGGCGAGTCGGACTTCAAGGAGTATCCCGCTATGCTGAAGCAGGCCATATCACTGGCCCGCAAGATGCATGATCCATTGGTGGAGTACTCCCAGCTGTGCAATGCCGACGACGATATCCTCTGCTTGCGTTACCATCCGTTGCAGGAGCGAGTGCCCCGCGAACAGCTGCTCGAGAAGCTCAGCCTGGAGTTCATCAACCGGACCAACGAGGTGGGCGTAGACATCAATCTGATGGTTCAGAGTCCCCGGACGCTTAACCTGCTGCAGTACATTTGTGGACTTGGACCGCGCAAGGGCCAGTCGATACTGAGGATGCTCAAGCTGAGCACCCAGCGCCTGGAGAACCGCAACCAACTGGTCACTTCCTGCCATTTGGGACCAAcgatttttataaattgtagCGGCTTCATCAAGATCGATACCGCGTCGATGGGCTACAGCACAGAGTCATATGTGGAGGTGCTGGACGGATCGCGTGTCCATCCCGAGACGTACGAGTGGGCCCGCAAAATGGCCAGCGATGCCGTGGATGCCGACGACGATATGAATTCGGCCAGTGCACTCGATGAGATTCTCGAGTCTCCGGAACGCCTCAAGGATCTCGATCTGGACACATTTGCCAAGGATCTGGAGCGTCAAGGATTCGGCAGCAAAAACATAACCCTGTACAACATACGTGACGAGCTATCTTGTATGTACAAGGACCATCGGACGCCGTACACCAAGCCCAGGGCCGAAGAGCTCTTCGACATGCTGACCAAAGAGACCCCGAATTCGTTCTACGTGGGCAAGTGTGTCACGGCCATGGTGACGGGCTTTACGTACCGTCGGCCCCAGGGCGAGCAGCTCGACAACGCCAATCCGGTGCGTATCGAGGCGAGCGGCAAGTGGCAGTGTCCCTTCTGTCGCAAGGCTGACTTCCCTGAACTGTCCGAGGTGTGGATTCATTTCGATTCCAATAAATGTCTCGGCCAGGCGTTTGGTGTGAGAGTGCGACTGGAGAACGGTCTGCCAGGCTTTATTCACATCAGGAATCTGTGCGACAGGCAGGTGCGCAATCCCGAGGATCATGTCCGCGTCTCCCAGGCTATCCATGTGCGAATCATCAGAATAGACATTGAACGGTTCTCGGTAAACTGCTCCGCAAAGACGGCGGACCTCAACGACGTGAACAACGAGTGGCGGCCGAGACGGGACGCCTTCTACGACTTCGTCACGGAGGAGCAGGACAACCAGAAGGCCATCGATGCCAAGACTAAGGCGCTGAAGTCCAAGACATACGCCCGTCGGGTAATAGCGCATCCCAGCTTTTTCAACAAGACGTATGCCGAGGTGGTGGCCATGCTGGCGCAGGCCGAACAGGGTGAGGTGGCACTGCGGCCCAGCAGCAAGGCCACGGACCATCTGACGGCCACGTGGAAGGTGGCCGACGACATCTTCCAACATATCGATGTGCGCGAAGAGAACAAGGAGAACGAGTATAGCCTGGGCCGGAGTCTGTGGATCGGCACCGAGCAGTTTGAGGATCTGGACGAAATCATTGCCCGTTACATCACCCCCATGGCCCTGGCCGCCCGGGAGCTGATCCAGTACAAGTACTACAAGCCCAACACGACCCCCGTGAATGgaaatgaatataattttatggAGCGAATCCTGCTCAATGAGCAGAAACGGGATCCGATGAAAATCCATTACTTCTTCACCGCCTCGCGCAACATTCCTGGCCAGTTCCTGCTCTCCTACATCCCCAAAACGAACGTGATGCACGAGTACGTGACTGTGACGCCGGAGGGATATCGGTTCCGAAGCCAGGTCTTCCACTCGGTCAACAGCTTGGTGTGCTGGTTTAAGGAGCACTGGCAGGACCCGACGGCCTCCCCAGCCATGAACTCTCTCAGTGATTCCAGCTCGACACCGTATAAGAATAGTCATAGCATGCGCCCACCTGGTTCAGTTTCCGGTTCCAAGGCCCCATACAGCATAACAGGCAGTATTAGTAGTTCCGGCGGTGGCGACTCTAGCGGCTACACCAAAGCTCGGACCACCGTTGGGTATGGCTCGTCGCCCATTGGATCTGCTGCTGCAACGGCAGCTTATTACGGCGGCTCCTCCACGCCCTGGTACGGGggcaacaccaacaccacccCGTACACGCCCAGCGGCCAGACGCCGTTCATGACGCCCTACACGCCGTTCATGACGCCCTATACGCCGTTCCCGACACCCTACACACCGCATGCCTCCCAAACGCCCCGCTACAGCCACGGAGTGCTCAGCCCAATCTCGCAGTCGTCCAGCAGCCAGCAGGGTCATCAATACGGCGGATCCGGTCGCGGTGTTACGCCCAGGTACGAGACGAGTGGCAGCGGCAGAAACTCCATTTCCAACTATATCTATCAACGGGATAAAGTCAACCTGGACTGGCCGCTGCCCAACGATTTCTGGACCagtcaccagcagcaacaacaagagcaaCCGATCGGAGGCATTGACATGGTCCTGGGCTTGGAAATGAGCTCGGGCGGAGGTGGAGTAGAAGGAGGAGGTGGCTATGGCAAGGactacagcagcagcagtaacaCGGGACACGATGCCTCGGCGGTTCCCTTGAAGTCGTCACTTCGCAGTATGCCCGGCACGAGTACTACGCCCTATTAG
- the LOC108129208 gene encoding uncharacterized protein has translation MKLIAVVLLLVLASSVHCRPTFDKIAEILLEGLDDSAHYHQGGYPQHGRPDCNHGYREGYGYQQGRPQGGAYYHQPRPVYTPPAYYQQPPRPEYYNPEGPIYYQPNNYGSTSSSGGYRQRGY, from the coding sequence atGAAGTTGATAGCTGTGGTACTTCTGCTGGTCCTAGCAAGCTCGGTTCACTGTCGACCCACTTTCGATAAGATTGCCGAGATCCTGTTGGAGGGTCTGGATGATTCGGCGCACTACCACCAAGGCGGATACCCACAACACGGTAGGCCGGACTGCAACCATGGCTATAGAGAAGGATATGGCTACCAGCAGGGAAGACCACAGGGCGGCGCATACTATCATCAACCTAGGCCAGTGTATACTCCTCCTGCCTACTATCAGCAACCTCCTCGTCCTGAGTATTATAATCCAGAAGGCCCCATTTACTATCAGCCTAATAATTACGGATCGACTTCATCCAGTGGTGGGTACAGACAGCGGGGTTACTAG
- the LOC108129811 gene encoding uncharacterized protein has translation MQLLALILLPILASLVHGRPTFGGYPHPGPGPLIQEAFEHGYDYHYGGAYGYQHGTPAVSFGYYPPPQPVHPPISYYPPPQPAPAYYSPPVVSPKATVSYPHKSKEYYGASSSSGGYKQSGY, from the exons ATGCAGTTGCTAGCTTTGATACTATTGCCAATCCTGGCCAGCTTGGTTCACGGTCGACCCACCTTTG GAGGCTATCCGCACCCAGGACCGGGACCACTTATTCAAGAGGCGTTCGAACACGGCTATGATTACCACTATGGAGGCGCTTATGGCTATCAGCATGGAACACCAGCAGTGAGCTTTGGCTACTATCCTCCACCGCAACCAGTGCATCCCCCCATTAGTTATTATCCGCCACCGCAGCCTGCTCCTGCATACTACTCTCCGCCAGTGGTCTCTCCTAAGGCAACTGTCTCTTATCCCCACAAGTCGAAGGAATATTACGGAGCATCCTCGTCGTCCGGAGGCTACAAACAGAGCGGTTACTAG
- the Elal gene encoding calcium-binding protein P isoform X2, with protein sequence MASRRGITAVLGLFILVVFCEATQLSRDESREDQRTEFNLASTLTGGISSSRHRQGALLNTNVYPPLGLVGAGGGYTGAAGSVGSSGGIDAAHGHENGGSGVRLARGQPVPAYPPPGFPGQQAPVPYPSAPAYPAGGASYPGVPGGYPATGVPTGYPAMGAPQPPVQLPGSAPAQPGVAVGYYPGYPYPGTYLPQYPAYPQPAQLPAYGVAPGAAVYPPATSTQNVHRYPDHNPQDPSHWDHHFSMNTEYKEDGVHKGAFGVLNNHNAFGYGSGYGGGYNGAFNSPAI encoded by the exons ATGGCCAGCAGGAGGGGAATCACAGCCGTTCTAGGCCTATTCATCTTGGTAGTTTTCTGTGAAGCCACTCAGCTTAGCCGCGACGAGAGCCGGGAGGACCAAAGAACAGAGTTCAACCTGGCGTCCACCCTAACAGGAGGCATCTCCAGCAGTCGCCACCGCCAGGGTGCCCTTCTTAATACCAATGTCTACCCGCCCTTGGGCCTGGTGGGCGCTGGAGGAGGTTATACCGGAGCAGCGGGATCTGTTGGATCATCTGGAGGCATTGATGCAGCTCACGGCCATGAAAATGGAGGATCTGGAGTGAGATTGGCCA GAGGACAACCGGTTCCGGCATATCCACCACCCGGATTTCCAGGACAACAGGCTCCAGTTCCCTATCCATCAGCACCTGCATATCCTGCAGGAGGAGCTTCCTACCCAG GTGTCCCCGGCGGATATCCTGCAACAGGTGTCCCTACGGGCTATCCGGCCATGGGTGCTCCTCAACCTCCAGTTCAATTACCTGGCAGTGCCCCAGCCCAACCTGGAGTGGCTGTAGGCTACTATCCCGGTTATCCCTATCCAGGAACATACTTGCCACAATATCCCGCTTATCCGCAGCCAGCTCAGTTACCCGCCTATGGCGTGGCTCCAGGAGCAGCGGTCTATCCTCCAGCCACAAGCACCCAGAATGTGCATCGGTATCCCGATCATAACCCACAGGATCCCAGTCACTGGGATCACCACTTCTCCATGAACACCGAGTACAAGGAAGATGGAGTTCACAAGGGAGCCTTCGGAGTCCTTAACAACCACAATGCCTTCGGTTATGGCAGCGGCTATGGGGGCGGCTATAATGGAGCCTTTAACTCGCCGGCTATCTAA
- the Elal gene encoding annexin A11 isoform X1 — protein sequence MASRRGITAVLGLFILVVFCEATQLSRDESREDQRTEFNLASTLTGGISSSRHRQGALLNTNVYPPLGLVGAGGGYTGAAGSVGSSGGIDAAHGHENGGSGVRLASTNNVVFPGAQSPNPGVTIAGGQPVPAYPPPGFPGQQAPVPYPSAPAYPAGGASYPGVPGGYPATGVPTGYPAMGAPQPPVQLPGSAPAQPGVAVGYYPGYPYPGTYLPQYPAYPQPAQLPAYGVAPGAAVYPPATSTQNVHRYPDHNPQDPSHWDHHFSMNTEYKEDGVHKGAFGVLNNHNAFGYGSGYGGGYNGAFNSPAI from the exons ATGGCCAGCAGGAGGGGAATCACAGCCGTTCTAGGCCTATTCATCTTGGTAGTTTTCTGTGAAGCCACTCAGCTTAGCCGCGACGAGAGCCGGGAGGACCAAAGAACAGAGTTCAACCTGGCGTCCACCCTAACAGGAGGCATCTCCAGCAGTCGCCACCGCCAGGGTGCCCTTCTTAATACCAATGTCTACCCGCCCTTGGGCCTGGTGGGCGCTGGAGGAGGTTATACCGGAGCAGCGGGATCTGTTGGATCATCTGGAGGCATTGATGCAGCTCACGGCCATGAAAATGGAGGATCTGGAGTGAGATTGGCCAGTACGAACAATGTCGTTTTTCCCGGCGCCCAGTCACCGAATCCTGGTGTAACCATTGCAGGAGGACAACCGGTTCCGGCATATCCACCACCCGGATTTCCAGGACAACAGGCTCCAGTTCCCTATCCATCAGCACCTGCATATCCTGCAGGAGGAGCTTCCTACCCAG GTGTCCCCGGCGGATATCCTGCAACAGGTGTCCCTACGGGCTATCCGGCCATGGGTGCTCCTCAACCTCCAGTTCAATTACCTGGCAGTGCCCCAGCCCAACCTGGAGTGGCTGTAGGCTACTATCCCGGTTATCCCTATCCAGGAACATACTTGCCACAATATCCCGCTTATCCGCAGCCAGCTCAGTTACCCGCCTATGGCGTGGCTCCAGGAGCAGCGGTCTATCCTCCAGCCACAAGCACCCAGAATGTGCATCGGTATCCCGATCATAACCCACAGGATCCCAGTCACTGGGATCACCACTTCTCCATGAACACCGAGTACAAGGAAGATGGAGTTCACAAGGGAGCCTTCGGAGTCCTTAACAACCACAATGCCTTCGGTTATGGCAGCGGCTATGGGGGCGGCTATAATGGAGCCTTTAACTCGCCGGCTATCTAA
- the LOC108129369 gene encoding protein FAM50 homolog has product MAHYKGAASEAGRAAQLMKKREIQQQEIEFRKKKIEEELKLDKIENKFATHYDAVEQQLKSSTIGLVTLDEMKAKQEDIVREREKKLAQKKDEKDREKQRALEAIQAEKNKQKRQIQALSFNMEDDEDGDGDDDDDKELEKEEKPKPKWTEMKDDIVPLKKKKICKNPDVDTSFLPDREREEQENRLREQLRQEWVMQQAELKDEDISITFSYWDGSGHRRNVLMKKGNSIYQFLQKCLELLRKEFIELKTVMADQLMYVKEDLILPHHYSFYDFIVTKARGKSGPLFQFDVHDDVRMISDASVEKEESHAGKVLLRSWYERNKHIFPASRWEPYDPTKSYDKYTIKDKDKSKK; this is encoded by the coding sequence ATGGCCCACTATAAGGGAGCTGCCAGTGAGGCGGGCCGCGCCGCCCAACTGATGAAGAAACGCGAGATCCAGCAGCAGGAGATTGAGTTCCGCAAGAAGAAAATAGAAGAGGAGCTGAAGCTGGACAAGATTGAGAACAAGTTCGCCACCCACTACGATGCCGTGGAGCAGCAGCTCAAGTCCTCGACTATCGGTCTGGTTACGCTGGACGAGATGAAGGCCAAGCAGGAGGACATAGTGCGAGAGCGAGAAAAAAAGCTGGCCCAGAAGAAAGATGAGAAGGACAGGGAGAAACAGCGGGCCCTGGAGGCCATTCAGGCGGAGAAGAACAAGCAAAAAAGACAAATTCAGGCCTTGTCCTTCAACATGGAGGATGATGAagatggggatggggatgaTGACGACGATAAGGAGctggaaaaggaggaaaagccCAAGCCCAAGTGGACAGAAATGAAAGACGACATAGTGCCgcttaaaaagaaaaaaatctgCAAAAACCCGGACGTGGACACCTCCTTTTTGCCAGACCGCGAGCGTGAGGAGCAAGAGAACCGGTTGCGAGAGCAACTTCGCCAGGAATGGGTCATGCAGCAGGCGGAGCTAAAGGACGAGGACATCTCAATCACGTTCAGCTACTGGGACGGCTCTGGTCACCGACGCAATGTGCTCATGAAAAAGGGCAACTCCATCTACCAGTTCCTTCAAAAGTGTCTAGAGCTACTGCGCAAAGAATTCATCGAACTAAAGACCGTCATGGCCGACCAGCTGATGTACGTCAAAGAGGATCTAATCCTGCCGCACCACTATTCATTCTACGACTTTATTGTCACAAAGGCGCGTGGCAAGTCAGGTCCCCTCTTTCAGTTCGATGTCCATGACGATGTGCGCATGATCAGCGATGCTTCGGTTGAAAAGGAAGAATCCCACGCCGGTAAGGTCCTACTCCGTTCCTGGTATGAGCGCAACAAGCACATATTCCCTGCCAGTCGCTGGGAACCTTACGATCCCACCAAGTCCTATGACAAGTATACGATCAAAGACAAGGACAAGAGCAAAAAGTAG